The genome window TACATAACCAGGCCAGCACCAGCAGCCAGCCAAGATCGCTTACAGTGGGCAATACATGATCGGGCGGGAAATACTGCAGGTAAAAAGGCAGCAAGGCAGACAGAAAAAGAAAACCTCCGCTCAGTTCATACAACGTTACTGTTTCGGATGTATGTACTTGTAACAACTGCCGGTTAAACACCGGGAACAAACTGCCCAGCAAGGCAGATATAAGTCCAACAACAATACCTGTTTTATATTGAGGATCGAAATGAAAGATCAGTGAAATACCCACAATGGCGATAAGACCCAGCAGGAGCTCTGTCCAATTCATCTTTTTACGGGTAATAAGGGGCTCAAAAACAGCGGTAAAAAAGCCAATAGCAGAAAAGCAAACAAGCGCTACGGAAACATTGGCATACTTGATACTGCCATAAAAACTAACCCAATGCAGGGCCGCTATAGCGCCCACACCGGTAATCTTCACTATTTCCCGGAAGGAGATGCCTTGTAACTTTTTACTGAAGAAGTAAAGTACCCATAAAGTAACGGCAGTAATAAGCAGGCGGTACCATACCAGCAAACCTTCATTGAGGGTGATCAGACGACCAAGAATACCAGTAAATCCAGCTAAAAGAACAGCTCCATGCAGTTGAAAGAATGCTTTGCGCATACAGGCAAGATAAGACGGAATGGTTTATTTAACCCATTTCACTTTTTGATCATCTCTTTGCATAGAGGGGAATACAGAAGCGGAGTTCGCGTTCTTAACACGATTGCGGTAATCCTTGAAGAGGCTGTACCAACGGAGTTTGAGTACGCCAAGGATACCTTCTTTTACAATGCCTTTGTGCATCTTGGAAGCGCCAAACTTGCGGTCTTCAAATACGATAGGCACTTCTTTTATCTTGAAGCCCAGCTTCCAGGTGGCAAACTTCATTTCGATCTGGAAGGCATAACCCAGGAACCTGATCTGGTCAAGGTTAATGGCTTCCAGCACCTCGGCACGGTAACATACAAAACCTGCCGTGGTATCCTTTACCGGTATCCAGGTGATGAGGCGGGTATACAGGGAGCCCCCTTTGGAAAGCAGGATCCGGTTCTTTGGCCAGTTGACCGTACCGCCACCAGCCACATAGCGCGACCCGATAGCCATATCGGCCCCATTCTTACAGGCTTCATATAAACGTTGAAGGTCCACGGGGTTGTGGGAGAAATCGGCATCCATTTCAAAAATAAAGCGATAACCGCGC of Paraflavitalea devenefica contains these proteins:
- a CDS encoding DMT family transporter, coding for MRKAFFQLHGAVLLAGFTGILGRLITLNEGLLVWYRLLITAVTLWVLYFFSKKLQGISFREIVKITGVGAIAALHWVSFYGSIKYANVSVALVCFSAIGFFTAVFEPLITRKKMNWTELLLGLIAIVGISLIFHFDPQYKTGIVVGLISALLGSLFPVFNRQLLQVHTSETVTLYELSGGFLFLSALLPFYLQYFPPDHVLPTVSDLGWLLVLAWLCTVWAFRLSMNALKKISAFTVNLTYNLEPLYGIALAFAVYREDKLLTGSFYGGLLLIVISVLLQTWLFYRAHKKGAVLANT
- a CDS encoding polyprenol monophosphomannose synthase; amino-acid sequence: MEKIVIIPTYNERENIALILDAIFALRQGFHVLVIDDGSPDGTAVIVKELQSKYAGQLFLEQRTGKLGLGTAYIHGFKWSLARGYRFIFEMDADFSHNPVDLQRLYEACKNGADMAIGSRYVAGGGTVNWPKNRILLSKGGSLYTRLITWIPVKDTTAGFVCYRAEVLEAINLDQIRFLGYAFQIEMKFATWKLGFKIKEVPIVFEDRKFGASKMHKGIVKEGILGVLKLRWYSLFKDYRNRVKNANSASVFPSMQRDDQKVKWVK